One genomic region from Gemmobacter aquarius encodes:
- a CDS encoding cobalt-precorrin-6A reductase: MTRILLLGGTTEASLMAQALARAGLDAVFSYAGRTDSPAPQPLATRVGGFGGVPGLVAWLRDHRISHVIDATHPFAAQMSRNAITACAQTGIALVGLERAAWQPGPGDDWRTVLDVDAAVTTLPDAPARVFLAIGKQTLAPFAAKPQHHYLLRLVDPPTGPLPLPRASVVIARGPFDMASDAALLRDHAITHIVAKNAGGTGAEAKLTAARARGLPVILIDRPVLPARKVVATVSDVMAWLGHADTERGV, from the coding sequence ATGACGCGCATCCTGCTGCTGGGCGGCACGACCGAAGCCAGCCTGATGGCGCAGGCGCTGGCGCGGGCCGGGCTGGACGCGGTGTTTTCCTATGCCGGGCGCACGGACAGCCCCGCGCCGCAGCCCTTGGCCACACGCGTCGGCGGGTTTGGCGGGGTGCCGGGGCTGGTGGCCTGGCTGCGCGACCACCGCATCAGCCATGTGATCGACGCCACCCACCCCTTTGCGGCGCAGATGAGCCGGAATGCGATCACGGCCTGCGCACAGACGGGCATCGCCCTTGTGGGGCTGGAGCGTGCCGCCTGGCAGCCCGGGCCGGGCGATGACTGGCGCACCGTGCTTGATGTGGATGCAGCCGTGACCACCCTGCCCGACGCGCCCGCCCGGGTGTTTCTGGCCATCGGCAAGCAGACCCTTGCCCCCTTTGCCGCCAAACCGCAGCACCATTACCTGCTGCGGCTGGTCGATCCGCCGACCGGGCCCCTGCCCTTGCCACGGGCCAGCGTGGTGATCGCGCGCGGCCCGTTCGACATGGCCAGCGATGCCGCCCTGCTGCGCGATCACGCCATCACCCATATCGTGGCAAAGAACGCCGGTGGCACGGGGGCCGAGGCAAAGCTGACGGCCGCGCGGGCGCGTGGCCTGCCGGTCATCCTGATCGACCGGCCCGTCTTGCCGGCGCGCAAGGTGGTGGCCACGGTCAGCGATGTGATGGCCTGGCTGGGTCATGCAGACACCGAGCGGGGTGTATAG
- the cobJ gene encoding precorrin-3B C(17)-methyltransferase codes for MGGWVAVAGLGPGAEGLVTPEVTAALDQATDVVGYIPYVARIAPRAGLTLHASDNRVELDRAQHALDLAAAGARVVIVSSGDPGVFAMASALFEALEVRRDRQDTDIRILPGITAMLAAAARAGAPLGHDFCAINLSDNLKPFAEVERRLRHAAQGGFAMAFYNPRSASRPHQFVEVLRILREECEPGRLVLFARAVSTPDETLTCVTLAEAEAEMADMRTVVIVGNQATRRVGRWVYTPRSVSA; via the coding sequence ATTGGCGGCTGGGTCGCCGTTGCCGGCCTTGGCCCGGGTGCCGAGGGCCTCGTCACGCCCGAGGTGACAGCGGCGCTGGATCAGGCAACCGATGTGGTGGGCTATATTCCTTATGTTGCGCGCATCGCGCCGCGTGCGGGGCTGACGCTGCATGCCTCTGACAACCGGGTAGAGCTTGACCGCGCCCAGCACGCGCTGGATCTGGCGGCGGCGGGCGCGCGTGTGGTGATCGTGTCATCGGGCGATCCGGGGGTGTTCGCGATGGCCTCGGCCCTGTTCGAGGCGCTGGAGGTGCGTCGCGACAGGCAGGATACCGACATCCGCATCCTGCCCGGCATCACGGCGATGCTCGCGGCGGCGGCGCGGGCGGGCGCGCCCCTCGGGCATGATTTTTGCGCCATCAACCTGAGCGACAATCTCAAACCCTTTGCCGAGGTGGAACGCCGCCTGCGCCACGCAGCACAAGGCGGCTTTGCGATGGCCTTTTACAACCCACGATCCGCCTCGCGCCCGCACCAGTTCGTTGAAGTCTTGCGCATCCTGCGCGAGGAATGCGAACCCGGTCGGCTCGTCCTGTTTGCCCGTGCGGTCAGCACGCCGGACGAAACACTGACCTGTGTCACGCTCGCCGAAGCCGAGGCCGAGATGGCCGATATGCGCACGGTGGTGATCGTCGGCAATCAGGCGACCCGTCGCGTCGGGCGCTGGGTCTATACACCCCGCTCGGTGTCTGCATGA